The Topomyia yanbarensis strain Yona2022 chromosome 3, ASM3024719v1, whole genome shotgun sequence nucleotide sequence tagcctccgtatttgtctggagcaacattaatgatgtgaaatatttgctgaaggtgattatggaggttatgcttacgaacatcgcctttaacgagtttaaccatgtcaggcgttcagtgctgatgccatttaacaaattagcccaggcgaaaccagtcattttgcataacaacttgtaacatgtggttgatcctcatatatatggacgatgagaaaatcaatgctcggctacaagatctgataccacttacttgcaccgtggctattaaaagattcctgtcacatttggaaaaattggtattcattataaaggacacatctaggaagtatattaaatggtgtttttgtggtgaaaatctaggtgaacagacatatttcctccaacctgaccctgcacgtaaaaactgaatgcgatagtattattttaaacattatatctttgcatatacatagtctccaaaaccatttcctgaaaaacaaacatttgccaaattttggctgctgttcggataatattgacggcaaaaactgcgtctagtatctcaaaatcaacggtcggcaccatcattgaggaagtcgacactcgtgacccgtcagaaattcgcgaacatggacatggcagtaaccactatgatgataaggaagtgtacgagatagaaatgaacaccaccgcgacactgttggttaggaaaaatatttctcagcctagtaaatagttctccacatgcaatcgctagttgttcgcacgagatctgtaggacaaccatttacgttttatcactttcattgttcacatcatggaaatatattgaagacacaaggcttcatttagctaatgcattgaaccgaataaaataaacgaaatatataataaaattgcagaagttttatagaaaagtgagctcaaaaactgtcccaaaatgagaactttatcgctagaggttgtgtctaacaaaactcagatattatgttatatagggtgatgagcctattttcaccatactaagcaaggtgcttcactaattcggtaatttcttgccttacaatcaatggaatgcgtaaaaattgacatcaaccgctttgcttcgttgttaagaaccaatataaaaacacaaatgcgttgaaagcagtaaaattctcgtgtttgagcacaatgaaaactcgaatctagtgcccctattgttgcgctaccatttgactcaatgcgttgaacaaagatggcagacactgctctaaccaacggcttcaaatgggtagggtaataatagaaacatggcgcaaataggctcatcaccctattagccagaataaagttagttaaagcataagcagattgaatttctgtaataggttagtgcactgtacgcttagtagaaacatcaggcatctcactcaagcgtgctagacaaaaacatttccgttagttgatgacaatatagtcgagaagacagtttttgttttcgcgtcattttaatgcaatagtatttctgttgacactcaatttcattttatgcggagaatgcggtccgtatttaaacattattagtccgcaaagtagtgatattttaaacaatcgaacaataagcaagaaaaatgccaaaaaataaacaagccaaaaagtggtaaaacagcggtttttctgaggtgttcattaacccaagaattgtataccgtcgtatattactaatgttgttcacatacagaaacgtacatagtagcggtaggactatctgttgtgattttatccttacttttcaacggatgtcaatagatgctaaaccacatattagtcaatcaatcataataaacttaatgttgtaagcagcagcatttctgtctctttcgatggtttccaattaatgtccatgtaagtctaaaaacgacgtgacgatacagtgaacaaacatcagtagcctatcacggagagcgactaaaatgttgtaactagttgagtctacagtcaataaattgggattaatgtttcgatttcatgttttcgttttatttgtgttcgttatggaataaaatgagagagatgagcagagatcacgaagaaaaagagagaaaaaataataaataaattgaaatcgacccaagagcagctgttctatattttctgggcactcaactacagaacaacagaaatcatcaaagaaagttggccttacacctacgttactcttcgacagaggtgaagtaagtgcgatgtatacccgtccatatgtcggaataaagagatgctgaaattattgagcttgttcatatttataatatttcttttttttcaatctaaaattttatttgaaacggctcaatgcgttagcacaactgatccgtgggtcttttaattttttttacaataagtaaaaataaaaaaattctaagaatgtcggtctgccagatcttgttgacgcagtttgctgctgcgtgttgagatctttttccttggcggtgaggccgcttggtggtcattcagtctgccttctctcgcgttatcgttcccgtccatgtcgtcatcggtactgctttcttcctgttcacgatcagaggttcttatttgtttcttgttcttatgggtcgctgttgtatatccgtcttcatcggtatttgcttctttattggcgatgctagttgttggtttgggagcggttgtcgtggtcgttgtacctgcattattgggtaattggatcgttgttttaggtttatctgaaggtatcggtggctgcttgttagagttggctgtagtagatgagttttgactagttgcttcggcgcatgtttttccgtagtaggatgtatagttacagaattggcatgttggggtctgcccgggatatgtaattagcgttgtttgcttataggtcacgccatccttcggtgatttgcattcgatagtcatgtaagaaggtattggtttagtcactcgcattctcacaatacgaacgccattgggaatgccggagaaaaaatttctccaggtgtcattcgtaatagattctacttctccatattgcgacatgatttgtttgatgaaatcctccttcgtgcgcggggccaaatcatggatacgcacgtccaccatgtcgttttccatatgcacggggatcttgattctggtgttattaaattcgacctcgtgttgcatgttgttctttgcaataaagttttcggcctgtgctaagcttctaaacgtgatcaaaacacagtttttacgtgatgtagctgaatgtaggtaacttcagcgagattaagctccattttcactttaactaattgttccacttccttaactgttcgtgttatcccgtagcacaggcacttttgcttcatttggcaaactcattttactccgcagccgggggcaacgatacaatttgtatgtgcactgatatagaacaatagctagcttgattcactggtgcctgtagcctgctatagcgtagcaattttttttgcttctgctttttgcgacatcagaaggtagaccttctagttcttttggtaatacatttaacaaatttcacgtaccgtcaagtccccagttaccgtgcgtttaggtggatttgacgtgacttcaaatcctgtttttttttatcaaaatgaaaaccgccctcatagtcaccgtaaaaatacctatctaaatacgtcacaatttagaaataatataaaactattaccaacaaaacgagaataagtagttgaggacatttgtttggcaccagtgcacgttatatgatcaacttacggtgtatttaaaattttgattcaactttagttggaatgtttcaataaaacgatgaaacgaaaggatttgggatctggatctctccgatggatttagggagctagttctttaaatttcgtgattttgaaactgcacggtgaacgacacatgcacggcgactggcgatttgaaggaaaattagaagatattagtaatcagtgttttcattcgatttgtagacaattttctttaatcaattaaattgtgggcagtttccttcagttgatttaatcatttaaatttatattttgatcctattgattaccaaaaatccttcctaactggggttctaatctacccgaccaaggctagtcttgaaaatagtttcatttaaatagaatatatctaaaaattgtgttagcatgatgccttggaactggtaatactcgcagaacaccagacaaagaaaatagaagttgaaccgtctctgcgcatctacaaatcgcttgctaaatcagaagattttgtacgaatttcgacattctcttcgttcgaacattctatggatatttttctactcatttcggtttagcatcttctacgccttttaaaggtgtagcttggaacacctagtgttttccagcaccgtcaagcattgtcatattcggttagcgcataaatactgtgaactctggaatatactttgttgtaacgagagtaagtactataacctttcttgtgacaatgaacatatttttaggattgtctttgatttggaattgatttcattatgaacttttcaaaatttaatttagtttctagtgactatatcaaattgtcagaattaaaagctttatgcaaatttttttaagcccctcccgaaacaaaatcctggctacgggcctgcttGGACAGTAACGTTGACGGGATGCTTCTTTAAGCGGAGAATACGAGCCATGCGGTTGGTGATCAGATTTGGCTGCGATGCGCTGTCCAGTAAAGCGCGTGCAGGGTGATGCTGCCCATAAGCATCGACGACGTTGACGATGACGGTCAATAAGAAAACGTTTTCACGAGGTTGCTGAAGGGAAGCACTAACAATCGAAACATcttcagcagcagcaacaatggTTTGCTCGGAGATTACGTTAGTAGACGACGAAGTAGCCTTGACAGCAGGCTCGATGGAATTAATTGAACGAGAAGTCGCGTCGTTGCTGAACTTCTTTGGGCCGGCGGTTTGGCCCGTATGCAGAAGAGTATGGTGGCGCTGGTTACATTTTCTGCAATTCATATCACAGGGGCATTGACGTACCATGTGATCTCCTCTCAGGCAATTGTGGCACAATCGCTTCAGATTTACAAATTGCTGCCGATCATTCACAGACATACTATTAAACTTGCCACACCTTGCCAGAGAATGCGATTGGCTGCACGTGGGGCACTTGAACGACGGGCTAGCGGTGGATGCGCAGGACGACAAACGAAACTGGGAATGCCTCCGGAACTGACTGGTGGACGCACCGTCATTAGTCGCACTTGTAGATTGATGGTGATTAACGGAGATCGATTCCAACACGCGGGTTCTACGCTGGAGAAAATCGATCAAGCAAGCAAAATTCGGGTGCTTCGTTGTGGATGCGTGGTCCTCCCAGGCCTTCAGAGAGTCATCGTGTAGTCGCGTGCACAATAAATGCTCAAGGATGGTGCTCCAGGCATCCGTCGGTTCTCCCAACTGGTGAAGAATCTTCGTGTGTCTCTCGAACTCATCTACCAATCCGTGAAGCGTTGCTGCAGTCTCCTTCTTCATGCGTGGAATGTCGAAGAGTGCCTGAAGGTGTCGCTTCTTCAGTAGATATTCGTTGGAATACCGTCCCACGAGAGCTTCCCAAGCAAGAATATAATTAGCGGAGCAAATTGCGATGGATTCGATCAATTGAGCAGCCTCCCCCTTGACGGCTGCTCTCAAGTAATGGAACTTCTGAATAGGTGGAACATCAGCGTTGTTGTGGATTAAAGCCAAGAACGTATCATGAAAGGTCAGCCATTGCATATAGTCGCCATCGAACTCAGGAAGCGAAATAGTAGGCAGTTTAATGCCAGAGAGAGCGGAAGTAGCATGCGGGGGTCGGGGGTTACTAGCGTTACCAGGAAGTGCAGGCAGTTTAGTAATTAATGAAGCCTTTATTGTAAAAAGCCGGGGTTCGAAATCAGCACGGACTGCATCATGTTGTGCCCTACCTTCTTGATCTGTCGCTTCAGTTTCCAGCTCGGTTTGAATTTCCTCCAGAGCAGCCCAAATGCTGTTTAAATGCTCAAGCCTCAATAGTACCTGAGGTTCGTCCCGCTGAGCGTTGTAGTCCACCAGAAATGCCTCAGCCCGACCCAGAGCGCCAATCATCGTAGCTCTCCTTGCAGTCAGCTGATTGATTCGCTGGTTGTCAGCCATCTTGACCAGCAATAAGCGATCGAAAGAACGGTTGTGGTTCGAAAATGCGTCGATCTGCAGAAAAAAGGACCACGGTAGACCCGGAGGATAAACTATTGCAGATTGGAAAGGTACTCACCTTCTCCAAAGCAATCAATGCCTTGAATTTTATATCCAAACAGGAACAGGCTGGAACTCGATCAAGAATTCCAAAATCTTGATCCGAATCAGGAAGCTATATTGTTCGCAGATACACGCTACAATGGCTGCAAGTCGTATCGAAGAAAATGGCGCTAGATGGCCGAGTACCGTAGGTGATCCTCGAGTCTATTCAATACACGGCGCAGGGGCCATAGAGATGGGCGGTCACGTAAGTATCCCTCGAGTGGATCGTAGAGCCAGTATGTGCACTGCCTCGCAAACTACCGGATCCGAAAAACTGTCCTCGTCGTCGACCGTCGAAAGAATTCCAAGAATTTGATGAAGCCTCAATGAAacagaagaaacaaatatcTAGAGCGCACCAGAAAGCACAAAATTTCCGTTGGACAGAGACTAACCTTCTGCCTGAAGGTATCAGGCCTTGTATAAATATATTCCAACAGGTGCTTGAAGATAGCGATGGCGACTCTCAGATATCCAAGCGGGAAAATAGACGGCGTCTACAATGGCGACTTCAAGAATGTCCGGCGAGACAAAGTTGCTGTTCAAACGAATCGGCGATGGCGGAATCGATCGTTTGCTAATGgcgatcctggtcacggcaccaattATGATCGCGCTAAGTGTCCTACGTTGTGGTTTTTTTAGCTCACCGATTTGGACAGCAACGCAGCAAGCAGCAGCTGAACACCGCAGCAGATGGAACAGCAAGCAGCACTTTGAAGAAGGGCAGGAACCACGAAAAACTACACGGTAAGTACTAATTTTATTAACcacttttcttttattttgcagGTAGTGTTCACAGTTCGACGGTCGGAATcaactgaatttatttttccctATTACAGCTGTTACTATCTATGTATAGGTGACGAAATGCATAGGAAGCAAAATGCCAATGCTACACGGCTAACGTATACGAGTGGGGTTACAAAGTAAAACCTACACCGTTATCAGCTCCCTTTAGTAACATCGCTAAATTTGTACGGTTAATCTAAACACATACACTCTCGTGACCGTAAACTGTTCacgcgtttagtgtggttgaaattgagctgttcgcagaCAAAACAGCGTAACTGAGTGTCTGTGTATGAAGACCGAAgttcttacaaacaccacagaggtattcatgtatagaatacaccacctttttggcagactcagcaatcaaaaccaactaatacttttacatgcgcGCAGATAATAaggtagcgtgtattctcaatcaatttatttcatcatgaatcaagcggtgttggtataatgccgtagctatgcttggtctacaatgcgaagaaagcatgattctaattcggaatatgcacgaaaggatgtaatgcctttttttgcattgggaaagTGTTTTGGGTGTAGACACTTATCTCTGAAGTATTGGGCTTACGAATAGtggtatatcgtcgctgttgtgctatctttcgacaaacgccattttggggtgaactgagttagatatgccttgtataaaaaaatcactacaaagtggcgttttcagaattttgttattctgcttggttactgagatatagcaagAAACGCGctaagaaatttttaattttttgcttcaaatggctgtgtctggggattggctcaagttatcttgacgCATAAGATGTTTTAGTGTGTAAAACTATCTACGAAACCCAATggcctaatcattttcaaaacaaaaatacacgaattgtgagaaaaattcagtttttgttttaaactggaaatatagcatatttggcaacactgtaaccaaaaataattatttttttagattctctgactcatttccttcaaaatgcatatcaacgattgtttatagaccaaatgaagtcaatgatatgaataaaagttaatatttgatgatttttttctatggaaaattttccatgcacaattatgacacgccatacaaattttgtcatcaatacacacctatgacatgtGTGAGTGAAACTTttatttacatttatagtaaaaactcgcaacctAGTCAACCGATCtatgtaatatttgagagattaatacagaatagatagacgcatcaattgtcttctttgtaTTATTTATACCAtttttaagtttcaagatattcaatctcaaactttaaaaatcgtttttctcgaaatgtgctaaatggcgcttgtcataagatagcacaacagcgacgatatgcgcTAGTAGTGACGGTTACCACGACAtagaacatattgtctgggcatgcgtcGAGTATTGTTCTGTCAACTATTGAATACCCTTTGAGTCCGAGGAAGATCATTCAATGTCCCAATTTGAGATgaactggcaagccgcgatctccgtTACGTGTCCCTCGTAAAAACCTTCAAAATACCGATTTAACTGCTCCTTTTTTTCTTCTAATTCTTAGAAGAGCCTTCTTGCGCCTACACTGTAGATCATTGATGGTTTCATGCGACTTCAAGGTGACACGAAACATCTCTGTTGTATGAGTAAACAATCCCTGAACCTACAATAATATAATCACATGCGCAATTCGGTGTGTTGCCGATTGAATTTTCTAGAGAACCTCTTCCGGTTCGAAGAGGACCACCTGGCATCTCAGTTCATGCTGCCGCCTGATGAAGGCCGTCCGAGTCTGTTTTGCCTTGCCATCAGGGCTGTAGAGAGAAACTACGGGCCCGGGGGTCCAGCATAAGAACCCCCTCCATCATTGCAGATTTTTCGAACACAGCAGTTATTAAGCTCGAAAtctgttggaaaaaataattatcagaTATTATGTATTTTATGGAGTATATAACAAAATACAATTAGTGCTGATAATTCGAATGATTATTTTTCCTTATAAAGAGTGTTAcggtcatttttttttcttttatttttcgtCGGTCTCTGTCCGCATCACAACCAGATACCGATTCATCAACGCTTGGACCGGGACCAACGAATCTACTTCCCTTGCGAAGAAAGACGTGACAAAGAGTTCATACCTCAGAATATCTTAACGACCTCGGCTTCGGTTCCAACAGCATAAGTCACTAGGTGACTTTACGCATTTCTGGAGATGCCGCAGACTTAAgttatttgtatttaaaaacGCCAAAATATTCTGACTCCTACAGTAGAAGACAAATGGTTAAGTCGCTGAGAAAGCCTAAGCTTGCTTATATGcccttccttcaactccttgctcttccttgagtactatggcttttattattgatcaatatttcacaccttctaGTCCCTTGCTCATTAACGTTACAACATAAAaagacctcggctgggattgaaacCAGACCCACTGGAGTGAACGGCGGtcatgcttaccactcaaccaccagcGTCGTCTATGATCAAAATTTGGTCAAACAACAAAgattaattttttcattaatttttttcataagttCAAAAgcataaaatacagaaaaaatgTTCAGCTAAACATTCTGTTGAGCGTCTTTAAATTACTGCCATCAAATTCTGTACCGCCActtcgtaattttttttcgccGCAGCCAGTTTACTTTAACAGTTTTGTATCTTCTTCAGGTTCCACTTGACGATGGACCAATGGTCCTCGATTGGGCCTATCTCTAGTGTTTTGGGAGGGTTCTTGTCCTTGGGTGCCACCAGAACTTTTCAACCAAAGTAGCATGGAATCGTGTTACTTCAAGAAAGGTAACAGACGTTTTTTTCATGTACTCTGTCACATAAATTTCCTTGTTGACGGGCTCGGACGCAATGAAAATGTCGCTTTACAAACCACAGATACAGAAAGCCTGCCAAACCAGACATTTCTGTGTGAACTTCGACAGCTTcatatgcttgaaaatatcggcTGGTGACAGTTGATTTGGTCAATTTTATCGGTTTCGCTAACTTGGTGTGCAAGTAA carries:
- the LOC131688275 gene encoding uncharacterized protein LOC131688275 translates to MADNQRINQLTARRATMIGALGRAEAFLVDYNAQRDEPQVLLRLEHLNSIWAALEEIQTELETEATDQEGRAQHDAVRADFEPRLFTIKASLITKLPALPGNASNPRPPHATSALSGIKLPTISLPEFDGDYMQWLTFHDTFLALIHNNADVPPIQKFHYLRAAVKGEAAQLIESIAICSANYILAWEALVGRYSNEYLLKKRHLQALFDIPRMKKETAATLHGLVDEFERHTKILHQLGEPTDAWSTILEHLLCTRLHDDSLKAWEDHASTTKHPNFACLIDFLQRRTRVLESISVNHHQSTSATNDGASTSQFRRHSQFRLSSCASTASPSFKCPTCSQSHSLARCGKFNSMSVNDRQQFVNLKRLCHNCLRGDHMVRQCPCDMNCRKCNQRHHTLLHTGQTAGPKKFSNDATSRSINSIEPAVKATSSSTNVISEQTIVAAAEDVSIVSASLQQPRENVFLLTVIVNVVDAYGQHHPARALLDSASQPNLITNRMARILRLKKHPVNVTVQAGP